From the genome of Symphalangus syndactylus isolate Jambi chromosome 5, NHGRI_mSymSyn1-v2.1_pri, whole genome shotgun sequence, one region includes:
- the CLEC7A gene encoding C-type lectin domain family 7 member A isoform X6, whose product MEYHPDLENLDEDGYTQLHFNSQSNTRIAVVSEKGSCAASLPWRLIAVILGILCLVILVIAVVLGTMAGFKAVEFKG is encoded by the exons ATGGAATATCATCCTGATTTAGAAAATTTGGATGAAGATGGATATACTCAATTACACTTCAACTCTCAAAGCAATACCAGGATAGCTGTTGTTTCAGAGAAag GATCGTGTGCTGCATCTCTTCCTTGGCGTCTCATTGCTGTGATTTTGGGAATCCTATGCCTGGTAATACTGGTGATAGCTGTGGTCCTGGGTACCATGG CTGGTTTCAAAGCTGTGGAATTCAAAGGATAA